The segment GCAGAGATGATCTGTAGCAGAGACAATCTCTAGCAAAACTATCTTTAGCAGTGACCATATATAGCAGAGATGATCTCTAACAGATTCTATCTCTGGCAGTATCCATATCTAGCAGAATCGATCTCTAGCACAGACCATTTTTAAAAGATACTATATCTAGTAGCGATCATCTCTAGCAGTGGCAATATTTTACCTATATAGTCTACATGAACAATGGaagaagtaaatttatttacCGTTGTACCAAACGTTATGAATATTTCAACGTTTTTAATGCTTGACTAAGATAATAGAAGGTTGAAAAATTGCCTAAATAGGTTATCAAAAAGCAGACAGAACAAGTTTCTAAAAgtaaggtaaattaaattaaagtaacaaaaattatatttaatactagaCAAATTGTATGAAAGTCTAACTTTCTTagctattattattactatttaagaataatttttaccCTGTTTTCCAatcaaaaataagtaaataatatgacTAGTGGCTTaatccaataaattattttataaatttaaaaactttacctGGCAGCTCCTATTTTAGGGTTGGCAGAAATAATTGTTCATATCATGtaggtttatatttattatttactatagttatgtatatatttacctATAGGTTTCCGTATGAGATATTCACTGACCATTCCCAGTATTAGGCTGTTGTGATTACTTGAAACTGAGATTTTAAGCACTATatcataaattgtaatttttgaagcTCTTTAAAAACTGTAGACTTTCTAAATTAATCACAAACCGTGTATATTTTAGCTATAGCAGTCAAACACATGTACAATAAGTGGCATAAAGTAGGCTATTTTGATCATTTatctatattaattaatgtaattaaatcatTTGTTTATTGGGGTGTTGCTTAGAtttgtttggctattaaatattggCTAAACGTAACCAAGCCACCCCAAATGGGGTTATTTTTGGAGGACAGTGTACTAAACTGGTAAAAACAAACTTAGTCGTTAAATTAAACCGTAACAACCGAGTGTAGCTATTTTGGACATAGTAATATGTACAGTATTTTACCAAACGTAGTAATCTCTACATATCTGCGATATTAAGGGTTCACGTacgttgtttattttttcatgtcAAACCCCATTGTGATCGATAGAAAGAGCTATTCTTGTTAGTAAACTCTAGATTCTGGGATTTACGTTTATAACGGAAAAGTACTTAATTGAACATGATCCGAGAGGTTTCATGCGGGTTCAGAGACACGCTGTATATGGGTTCGTCCTTGACTGTTATCAGAGTCTTGTTGTCGCCTCACGGCGCGAGGATACTGTAAAATAGTTGGAAAATCGATGATAACCGCTCGCCCAAGGTGAGTTACGACTCTTATCAGTTAGTTGTCTGTCGCCTCCAGCGATAAAATTGTATCAGTAGAGTAGAGGTTAGGTTAGTGTTGCGCTACGTACCGTACAGTGGCCTCCTCATTGTATAGCTAGAGTTGAGGTTAGGTTAGTGTTGCACTACGTTCCGTACAGTGGTCTCATCATTGTATCGGTAAAGTTGAGGTTAGGTCAGTGTTGTGCTACGTACCGTACAGCGGTTTTTTCTCATTATATCATTAGATTTGAGGTTAGGTTAGTGTTGAGCTACGTACCGTACAGTGATCTCCTCACTCACTGGAGCTATGTTTGCGTCCTACAGCAGATGATGTGTCTGTCCAGCCAGTTCATAAGAATACTTGTAAGTCCTAGGCGAATATTTAAGTAATTGTATTACAAAGTTGTATTACATTCAACATATGTTAACTCTTAAATTACAAGAAGCACAGGCCTCATTAGAGTTAGGACGCTTTAAGTAATACCGCCATTGTAAAACGTCAGTGTAAACATTACATAGTTTATGAAATCATAAATGTTTACGGAAACATAATTCACTGAAGCGCAATTTATTACTCAAgctaaattataatgtaatcgtaatattttgtataaaatgataACCCTGGTTTATAAATATACTGTGTAAATGTTATAATcagtgaaaaatgtaaaaatgaataatgaatacaTGAGACGGAACAAGTTTCAGTTTCCAGGTTTTTGTATTGAAGGTAATTCAGGAAAGCCAACACGGAAAGGTTTATACAGAGTTTAAGACGACATTCACAGAGGCTACGATCTGTATGTAGGTCACACGTGTACTAATGCGCAGGTTGTTTCAGTGACAGATATCCAGTGACGGATTTAGGTGGGGGTTAAAAGGGGCCTTAGTCCCCacaaatatttccttaaaaaagtaaatttttgatcccacaatgtgtaaaaatgtgatttatgaTGTGcgtcttttaaaaatttccaggGAAGGAACTCCGGGACCCTCTTTTCCATGACAGGCATTCTAAAAACCCCTACCCCTCGGTAGTGATTCTCCCCAATCTTTATGGTAAATCCGCACCGTGATTCATTTCTTAGTTGAATAAAAATTGATGGAAAATACAGGCTACAGTGGTTTAAAGGGTTTAAATGAAGTTGGGAGGATGAATTGCCATTGCTAACTGTTAAACGCTTTTGAGATGCTGTGAACGGTTTACATAAACAATTAGGGATATTCTAGTCACACCATATTGTAATACAGCAAGTGATATTTTATTAGTTCATTCTTAATGCACATAAACAATCATGGATCTATTCTTCAAGATATATAGTTTTTTAGAACTATACggcaaaatatagtgtaatatagctGGACagtctttaatattaaaaataaacagttaagtAAACCACCAGGAATATTTCCCAGTAAAAACATGTGGTATTATACCAGTGGGAATTAATGACAAGAGTATCATTGggaataattaatgttatacaaTAACTCTATAACATACGAAGCCTTAAGGTGGTTACCGATATATCAGCAATCACACGTCTGTTCTTGAAACAACGTATTCTTTAATATTACCGCACACGGTTTGTAATTATCTTGAAATCGGACAACATCAAGGAATCGACATGATATCTGATATACATAACcgtttatagttaaaaaaatatattgtatactgTGGTATAATCTCAAAGTTTCTCAATTACTTCgaaacaaattaacaaaagtaataacaatgtaaataatacaaaattactagaAGAATCGcctctatttttgttttaaatattatttaagtattttgtcttttataaaaatgtggcttacattttaaagttttaagggGGCTGGGTGGAATCAGAAGGTGAATATGATAATATCAAATTCAGCTTTTCCCAATTTCCCGATCCAAATCCTTTGTTCACACGGCAACAAAGACACAACCCCTAAAACCACACACCTGTTGTGTGTTTTTTGAATACAGATGATTCGCACATGATCGAATTGATCATCAAATTCCAACCCTGGGAATTTCAAATTAGGGATGATGAGAGTTGGAGGGATGACTACTAGTGCTCGATAACCCCGAAGTTGTCGCTGAATTAAGCGATCCCAACTTTTCCAACACCACTTTACTAAGCACAAACCTTTGTTGAAATTACGAACAAATGTTGAAACTTTACGATGCTTTATGCGTCggaattgaaaaataatagaCGATGCAATTGGTAATGTCAATTTGTTGAACATCAATACCACCTAATACCTAATTGTTTGTTGAATATCACTAATACCTTTCTCGCTTTTTCCTTGAAGTGGCCTCAGATGTCTATATCACAGCTAGGTATGTTACAAACGTTTAATATCAGAATTTATCATTGTGAAACCTAACTGCCAGAGGGTTTCAGCCGCCATAGCCTTCTCCTGTTTAACCAAACAAgtctttttaatacattattaaaaatatattcaattaataattttctttattatatttattcttacaggaattctatttctttttttgtaactaagctacaatacaatataaaacaacagTGCGGAACATTACAAGAATCTCATTCCCAAAACACAAGTTGTTACTTAGTTTGGAAATTAACGTTTAAGTAGTCtattattttgttaagtattACAGCAATATAATCAGTtaactataatatattgtattagacCTAAGGAAAAGCATGTCAACTAGATATAAATGCTTatttttggaagaaataaatacttttttatttgatttgattgtcATGCATCATTCCAAAATGGAGTGTTAATTCTGATTATAGTGAGATATGgctttcctttaaaaaatatcaataaatgcaATGTCAAGGTACATCTAAgtgataaaaactattaaaataatgaactttcatGTAGTTATAATGTaatcaatttgtatttaatgttattaccTGGACAGTGGTatgagtgttttaattttaaaaagtagtagttatacaaattatataaagttaCTTAAGACTTATATTTGTGGAGTTTATTCCGCATGGTGGGCGATGGAAGTAATAAGAATTGACAAGacagatttaaaatatctttgCCGCGCACAAAATATAACCAGCCATCACGGAACCTCCCCAGGGAGGGTAATAACTCAGTTAAGTGCTCTGAGAGGAGCGATACTGCCTTACGCGAGAAAAAGCGCCACGAGGCCCCGCGACGTTCAGAGTTTGCGCCGGGACGCCGCCATCGATCCGCCACGCAGCTGTGAAAAGTGGCCTAGAAATCGCGGACCGTCTCGTTTAAATCGCTCCAACCGAATTCCTCGAGGTCTTTCTGTGTCCGGTGAACAATCTGCGAGGCGATGGCAGGGTGCGATACACGTTACTGACGGTTGGTTACagtgtctgtctgtatatctgtgtCTAACCTCTAATATGCTAGTTGAGGTCCCCACTTCGTCGTCTATCAGTGTAAGTCCTCACAGTGCACAGTGCACGGCACAGTCAATGCATGCCACCGCTTGTAACGTAGGGCACAatcacacaaacacaaacacacacacacacacacacacacaactataCACACACAGTACGATCTAACCTATATCCGACCTGCCCCAACTCCCGCAAAATCAATACTCCCCCCTCAACTATGCTCACAGGTGGTTCTTCTATCCCTTCTCtctatcatttattaaataagtttcttTCGTAATAAAATCTACAGGATATATTTAAGCTGTTTGTTCTATTGCGAAGATATTAGAGTAATAATATTAAGTCGCAATAAAGAGGGGCGTAACCTTCTCACGCACGCATGCACCCTGCTTGTGTCTGTAACTTTATATGTGTGAAAATAAACAGCTTCATACAAAAGAGTACTCGCGTCCgatataaaatgaaattgtgCAGCAAATTTGAgtttaatgattaatgttttataattctaCAAGGGTCTACCCTACATCCAAATATTTAGTACTTTggtatataactttaataaaaacccACTGAATTCCATTAAGCATGAATTTGATTAATAAGGTATCAAGTTCAGCACATCAATATTGTGCTAAAACCTTAATACAAGTAGTTAAAGGTTGTTGTTTAaagtaactgtaaaatataacaataaacagtGATTTAGCAAAAGTTTTGTTACATaagaatataatatgttatttatatttgtatgtgttttCTGTTGTGGCAATTGAGATCAAACTAATTTTCATATTCAGATGGATGTAGATTACTTTAAACGATGCAGGCTATACTACTAGTATGACGATCCCAGTCAGTGAGTACTACAGCTAACTAAGAGTGAGATAAGGTATGTGAGTATACCTAGAAATGTTAAATGGATTTATGATCATTTGGAAAGGATCTTCAACAGAAAAAGTATTTGCGGGTCTACAGCGATATCAGAGTCTGTGTGAAAGGTGTGTTTCACCGAGTGATCATCAATGGTCTGGGGTGGAGGGACGTTGCTGTCCAAGAAACCTCTGAATAATTTGTTTAAGGAGTATCCGTTTCCCTTTGAAGCTCTATTCTGCCCGTCTTCATGGGCCATTGACCTGTGTGAGGATCTAATCGAACAGAGAAAGGGggaaagtcga is part of the Homalodisca vitripennis isolate AUS2020 chromosome 8, UT_GWSS_2.1, whole genome shotgun sequence genome and harbors:
- the LOC124367380 gene encoding uncharacterized protein LOC124367380 yields the protein MSVLILKSSSYTNYIKLLKTYICGVYSAWWAMEVIRIDKTDLKYLCRAQNITSHHGTSPGRVITQLSALRGAILPYARKSATRPRDVQSLRRDAAIDPPRSCEKWPRNRGPSRLNRSNRIPRGLSVSGEQSARRWQGAIHVTDGYGH